The proteins below come from a single Deltaproteobacteria bacterium genomic window:
- a CDS encoding CooT family nickel-binding protein codes for MCEASAYLVKNGKEELVLESVDELEEEGGEIRMVNIFGERKHLKARIRSLSLVDHKIYLEPVN; via the coding sequence ATGTGTGAGGCATCGGCCTACCTGGTCAAGAACGGGAAAGAAGAACTGGTGCTTGAAAGTGTGGATGAACTCGAAGAGGAAGGCGGTGAGATCCGCATGGTAAATATCTTCGGTGAGAGGAAACACCTCAAGGCCAGGATAAGGTCTCTTTCCCTCGTAGACCACAAGATCTACCTTGAACCGGTGAACTAG
- a CDS encoding ABC transporter permease — protein sequence MVRALRSRYRISIGLPAVFLAAALFMVFLSYALPRLLPGDFVTAMYASSNVTLSEEQEAALRSYYTSQETFREYLMRWIRLDWGYSYAYMTPVSSLFFEALPWTLLLLGSANLLSLTLGFFLGVEAAWRWDSRGGKWLVGWMTLFEGMPEMVTGVLLLLIFALHLGWFPAAGAETAYADLSFFKRVADVGHHLALPLLTLVVAYVPGNFLLTRNSMMIFLRSPFTTTARAKGLSARRVRYAHVARNALLPLVTRFGLRVSFMVTGALVVERIHAYPGLGTLLFNAIQARDLPVIQGVVLMSSLMVLAVILCLETVYRILDPRIGYAS from the coding sequence ATGGTTCGTGCTTTAAGAAGCCGATATCGAATATCCATCGGGCTCCCGGCAGTTTTTCTCGCGGCCGCATTGTTCATGGTTTTCTTGAGTTATGCCCTGCCGAGGCTCCTGCCGGGGGACTTTGTGACAGCAATGTATGCCTCATCCAACGTGACGCTCTCAGAGGAGCAGGAAGCAGCTCTTCGGTCCTACTACACCAGTCAAGAGACCTTCAGGGAGTATCTGATGAGATGGATTCGGCTGGACTGGGGCTATTCTTATGCCTACATGACCCCTGTTTCCAGCCTCTTTTTCGAGGCCCTGCCCTGGACCCTTCTCCTCCTGGGTTCGGCCAACCTGCTCTCCCTGACCCTGGGTTTTTTCCTGGGGGTGGAAGCGGCCTGGCGTTGGGACAGCCGGGGAGGAAAATGGTTGGTCGGTTGGATGACCCTTTTTGAGGGAATGCCGGAGATGGTCACCGGAGTGCTGCTCCTGCTGATCTTCGCCCTTCACCTGGGATGGTTCCCTGCGGCCGGGGCCGAGACGGCATACGCGGACCTTTCCTTCTTTAAAAGGGTTGCGGATGTAGGACACCATCTCGCCTTGCCCCTTCTCACCCTCGTGGTTGCTTATGTTCCGGGAAATTTCCTCCTGACCCGCAACAGCATGATGATCTTCCTTCGTTCCCCCTTCACCACCACGGCCCGCGCCAAGGGCCTTTCGGCCCGCCGTGTCCGTTACGCCCACGTTGCCCGAAACGCCCTCTTGCCTCTGGTCACCCGATTCGGGCTTCGGGTGAGTTTCATGGTCACCGGGGCCCTGGTGGTGGAGCGGATCCACGCCTATCCGGGACTTGGCACCCTCCTATTCAATGCCATCCAGGCCCGGGATCTGCCGGTAATCCAGGGAGTGGTTCTCATGTCCTCTCTGATGGTCCTGGCTGTTATTCTGTGCCTGGAAACGGTCTATCGGATCCTGGACCCGAGGATTGGTTATGCGTCCTAA
- a CDS encoding ABC transporter permease: MRPNFMRDVFRDPWFMAGLGLAILFAVVAALGPTLSPYDPRDMRFAPISPPSSEHLLGVNDGGQDIFSELLYAVKNTVAFGLWTASLGLLAGVIIGVSAGWIGGWVDLVLMRIADVLLAVPSIMVLIFTAALFRPPPLLLATILAALSWPTTSKGIRAQTLSLKQALHLRAVSRMGAGNFYIIRRHLIPEMFPLYLVGFAAKARMAMFMEASLAFLGLFDPGRKSLGMMISYALKYYYMDIWWNWLMPPILCLSMLIGSVTFLAISLEKALDPRLRESIGGQGA, encoded by the coding sequence ATGCGTCCTAATTTCATGAGAGATGTTTTCCGTGACCCCTGGTTCATGGCCGGGCTTGGTCTTGCAATTCTATTTGCGGTAGTGGCGGCCCTTGGCCCCACCCTTTCACCCTACGACCCCCGGGACATGCGATTCGCCCCCATATCTCCTCCCTCTTCCGAACACCTGCTGGGTGTAAACGACGGCGGGCAGGATATTTTCTCCGAGCTGCTCTATGCCGTAAAGAATACGGTGGCCTTCGGGCTGTGGACTGCTTCTCTGGGCCTGCTCGCCGGGGTGATCATCGGGGTGAGCGCCGGATGGATCGGGGGTTGGGTGGATCTGGTCCTCATGCGGATCGCCGATGTGCTTTTGGCCGTTCCGTCCATAATGGTCCTCATCTTCACCGCAGCCCTTTTTCGGCCGCCTCCTTTGTTGTTGGCAACGATCCTGGCGGCCCTTTCTTGGCCGACCACCAGCAAGGGTATTCGGGCCCAGACCCTGAGCCTCAAGCAGGCTCTCCATCTGCGGGCGGTTTCACGAATGGGAGCAGGAAATTTTTACATCATACGCCGGCACCTTATCCCGGAGATGTTTCCCCTCTACCTGGTCGGTTTTGCAGCCAAGGCGAGAATGGCCATGTTTATGGAGGCATCGCTGGCCTTCCTGGGGTTGTTTGATCCGGGTAGAAAATCCCTCGGAATGATGATCAGTTACGCGTTGAAATATTACTATATGGATATATGGTGGAATTGGCTCATGCCGCCCATCCTGTGCCTTTCCATGCTGATTGGATCGGTCACCTTTCTCGCCATAAGCCTTGAAAAGGCGCTCGATCCAAGACTCAGGGAGTCCATCGGGGGGCAGGGAGCATGA
- a CDS encoding peptide-binding protein, with product MKPLNKTIGKIFLIIILVATQLVTMAGSGNARVEEVRIADSKGDWGYPNPFRHYPRGPGYVRMSWVFDTLIWKDRKGYVPALAKSWVYDPKERAFIFDLQEGVKWHDGKPFTSEDVVFTVNYYKKHPYSWVPTDTIAGAEARGSYRVALILARPFAPFLANVAGTMPILPKHIWEKVDDPNAYNDPKAFVGSGPYKFVDFNKAKGTYLFQAFDDYCQGVPKAKRLIYVRAGKPLISLCTGKVDLANIKPEMAEPLKKKGLVILKNDRGWNKKLMINHRIEPFKEKRFRQALAYAIDQQQIIEKAHRGFGSPASFGLLSPDHEYYNPKTPVYPHDPDRARRILESLGYRKGPSGYYQKDGKPLRIELLASNITVGGDSVPDRDGEVLKHQFEAVGIQVDLVNMEQATTDGRVRKWEFELAISGHGGLLGDAMILERMIDPETSSGSVNSARYDGSKKLLELVRAQVREMDPERRRRLVYQCQEIYAEELPAIPLYYPDSLSAYNPQKGIEWYYTKGGLAVGIPIPQNKMSLIR from the coding sequence ATGAAGCCGTTGAACAAAACGATAGGTAAGATCTTTCTGATCATCATTCTAGTCGCCACCCAACTCGTCACCATGGCAGGGTCTGGGAACGCCCGGGTTGAAGAGGTCAGGATCGCTGACAGCAAGGGTGACTGGGGATACCCCAATCCATTCAGGCATTATCCCCGAGGGCCGGGTTACGTAAGAATGAGTTGGGTATTCGATACACTGATCTGGAAGGACCGGAAGGGATATGTCCCAGCCCTTGCCAAGTCCTGGGTCTATGACCCGAAGGAGCGGGCCTTTATCTTCGACCTCCAGGAGGGGGTCAAATGGCATGACGGGAAGCCTTTCACCTCAGAAGACGTGGTTTTCACGGTAAATTACTACAAGAAGCACCCTTACTCCTGGGTCCCGACGGATACCATTGCCGGAGCGGAAGCCCGCGGATCCTATCGGGTCGCACTAATACTGGCCCGTCCCTTTGCCCCTTTCCTGGCCAACGTGGCGGGCACCATGCCCATTCTTCCAAAACACATCTGGGAGAAGGTCGATGATCCCAATGCTTACAACGACCCCAAGGCCTTTGTTGGAAGCGGTCCTTACAAATTCGTGGACTTCAATAAGGCAAAGGGCACCTATCTTTTCCAGGCCTTTGATGACTACTGTCAGGGTGTTCCAAAGGCCAAGAGACTTATTTATGTTCGGGCCGGGAAACCCCTTATTTCCCTTTGCACCGGAAAGGTGGACCTGGCCAACATCAAGCCGGAGATGGCCGAGCCGTTAAAAAAGAAGGGGTTGGTGATCCTCAAAAACGACAGGGGCTGGAACAAGAAGTTGATGATCAATCATAGGATCGAACCCTTCAAGGAAAAGCGCTTTCGGCAGGCACTGGCCTACGCTATTGATCAGCAGCAGATCATCGAAAAGGCACATCGCGGTTTCGGATCTCCGGCTTCTTTCGGACTCCTTTCTCCAGATCACGAGTATTACAACCCGAAAACACCTGTCTATCCTCATGACCCGGACAGGGCACGGCGGATCCTGGAGTCCCTGGGATACAGGAAAGGGCCTTCGGGCTACTACCAGAAGGACGGTAAGCCGTTACGAATCGAGCTTTTGGCTTCCAACATAACTGTGGGCGGGGATTCGGTGCCAGACCGGGACGGGGAGGTCCTGAAACACCAGTTCGAGGCCGTTGGGATCCAGGTGGACCTGGTCAACATGGAGCAGGCCACTACTGACGGACGGGTCAGGAAGTGGGAATTTGAACTGGCCATTTCCGGACACGGTGGGTTGCTTGGTGATGCGATGATCCTGGAGCGCATGATTGACCCGGAAACCTCGAGTGGTTCCGTGAATTCGGCCCGCTACGATGGAAGCAAAAAACTACTGGAACTGGTGCGGGCACAGGTGAGGGAAATGGATCCTGAAAGACGGAGGAGGTTGGTCTATCAATGCCAGGAGATCTATGCAGAGGAACTTCCAGCCATTCCCCTCTACTACCCGGATTCCTTGTCCGCCTATAATCCCCAGAAAGGCATTGAATGGTACTACACCAAGGGTGGCCTTGCTGTGGGGATTCCCATACCTCAGAACAAGATGAGCCTCATCAGGTGA